The following coding sequences are from one Primulina eburnea isolate SZY01 chromosome 15, ASM2296580v1, whole genome shotgun sequence window:
- the LOC140814966 gene encoding putative HVA22-like protein g, which produces MMGSFLTRVLLMGLGCVYPAYECYKTVETHDLEIEQLKFWCQYWIIVALLAVCERVGDNIISWLPLYGEAKLALVLSLWHPKTRATVHFYSSFLRPYVEKHQQEIDLNLAKLKENAAMVANLAWQKALSYGQKRFLEVLQFSSYQSAVCRSQTHQESTSKL; this is translated from the exons ATGATGGGTTCTTTTCTAACAAGAGTATTACT GATGGGATTGGGATGTGTTTATCCAGCGTATGAATGTTACAAAACCGTGGAAACACATGATTTAGAGATCGAACAACTCAAATTTTGGTGTCAGTACTG GATTATAGTTGCATTACTTGCAGTGTGCGAAAGGGTAGGCGATAACATTATATCATG GTTACCTCTATATGGTGAAGCCAAGCTTGCACTAGTCTTAAGCCTTTGGCATCCTAAAACAAGA GCAACTGTGCATTTCTACAGTTCATTTCTGCGGCCATATGTGGAGAAACACCAGCAAGAAATCGATTTAAATTTGGCGAAGCTGAAGGAAAATGCAGCCATGGTTGCAAATTTAGCTTGGCAAAAGGCTCTGAGTTATGGACAGAAGAGATTCTTGGAGGTCTTGCAATTTAGTTCTTATCAATCAGCAGTTTGCAGATCTCAAACTCATCAAGAATCCACAAGCAAATTATGA